One Cinclus cinclus unplaced genomic scaffold, bCinCin1.1 SCAFFOLD_145, whole genome shotgun sequence DNA segment encodes these proteins:
- the LOC134057449 gene encoding LOW QUALITY PROTEIN: class I histocompatibility antigen, F10 alpha chain-like (The sequence of the model RefSeq protein was modified relative to this genomic sequence to represent the inferred CDS: substituted 1 base at 1 genomic stop codon), whose amino-acid sequence MAPALGLGVLMGLLGFMGGPGCATRFLHSLRFLHVGVSEPSPGIPQFMSIGYLDGIHFVRYDSERGRAVPLTKWMEDGAKPGYWDRRTHNCERSQHMNARVMETVREQYNQSRGLHTVQRLYGCDLLSDGSIRGAYQLGYDGQDLISFDLESRRFLQSDSAAEITRRHWEHETNEAESWTNYLEHECPERLQKYIRYGQKELDRKELPNDHVSRKEGHGTLILSCHAYGFYPNAITVTWMKGDEIWDQETEXSRVVPNSDGTFHTWARIKVLPEEQEQYRCRVEHPGLSEPGIFAWEPTSVWNLTVVIAVSIFALIIILLVALIGFIVWKRRSGRRDRDGYNIAGRNDGEPKA is encoded by the exons ATGGCTCCAGCGCTGGGTCTGGGGGTGCTCATGGGGCTCCTGGGGTTCATGGGGGGCCCGGGGTGCGCGACGAGAT TTCTCCACTCCCTGCGTTTCCTGCATGTGGGGGTgtcagagcccagccctggtaTCCCCCAGTTCATGTCCATTGGGTACCTGGATGGGATCCACTTCGTGCGCTACGACAgcgagcggggccgggcggtgCCGCTGACAAAGTGGATGGAGGATGGAGCCAAGCCGGGATATTGGGATAGGAGGACCCATAACTGTGAGAGGAGTCAGCACATGAATGCCAGAGTCATGGAGACAGTGCGGGAGCAGTACAACCAGAGCAGGG GTCTCCACACTGTACAGCGGCTTTACGGCTGTGACCTCCTTTCCGACGGGAGCATCCGTGGAGCCTACCAGCTCGGCTACGATGGGCAGGATTTAATCTCCTTTGACCTGGAATCCAGGAGATTCCTGCAGTCCGACAGCGCTGCTGAGATCACCAGGAGACACTGGGAGCATGAAACAAACGAGGCTGAGAGCTGGACAAATTACCTGGAGCACGAATGCCCAGAACGGCTCCAGAAATACATCAGATatgggcagaaggagctggacCGCAAAG AGCTCCCAAATGACCATGTGTCCAGAAAAGAGGGACATGGGACACTGATCTTGTCCTGCCACGCATACGGATTCTACCCCAACGCAATCACAGTCACCTGGATGAAGGGGGATGAAATCTGGGATCAGGAGACGGAGTAGAGTAGGGTCGTTCCCAACAGTGATGGCACCTTCCACACCTGGGCCAGGATCAAGGTgctgccagaggagcaggagcagtaCCGGTGCCGGGTGGAGCATCCCGGATTGTCTGAGCCTGGGATCTTTGCTTGGG AGCCGACATCTGTCTGGAATCTCACCGTGGTGATCGCTGTGTCCATCTTTGCTctcatcatcatcctcctcgTTGCCCTCATCGGATTCATCGTCTGGAAGCGCCGATCCG GGAGGAGAGACAGGGATGGATACAACATAGCAGGCA GGAATGATGGGGAACCAAAGGCTTGA
- the LOC134057456 gene encoding serine/threonine-protein kinase PAK 3-like, which produces MCSCPSPDDLLLVNTFNKFLLLHWQKLFSHSKHLWGFSSSSIQPWLGNDKSWFEGKNKLGGGKAAPAPPLAPSASREEEDSSELPAVLGDEGEHPVVWEYNGEAPAVWDKDSGHLPACDEDGGCPLEWDEDRKAPTAWDDGQPAAFWEEDGEPAALWEEDGEPASAWEEDTEPPSAVGSWAEHSDSSTASQPEGRGEWCLMQLSTSVLFLCARAGCWSMVSVGEPAEKYLELEQIGQGAFGTVYKGLDRATGGEVAIKKMSLGEQNRERAVNEILVLQGKKNPNIVNSLDSFLVDEDLWLVMEYMDGGTLQDIVTQTRMAEGEMAAVSRECLQGLDFLHSSRVIHRDLKSSNILLGMDGSVKLADFGLCAQLGPEQDQCSSMVGTAHWMAPEVVTSSPYGPKVDIWSFGIVTIEMVEGEPPYFKQTGAMARALIRQNGTPQLQEPRRLSALLRDFLECSLEPDEERRFSAQELLQHPFLSSAKPLSSLTPLITAAKQRRVQQRR; this is translated from the exons ATGTGTAGTTGTCCCAGTCCTGATGATTTGTTACTTGTCAATACATTCAACAAGTTCCTACTCCTTCATTGG CAGAAGCTCTTCTCACATTCCAAGCACTTGTggggcttttcttcttcctccatccAGCCATGGCTTGGGAATGACAAATCCTGgtttgaggggaaaaacaagttGGGG GGCGGAAAAGCTGCACCAGCGCCTCCTCTGGCTCCCTCTGCTTCCAGAGAGGAAGAAGACAGCAGTGAGCTTCCTGCTGTTCTGGGGGATGAGGGCGAACACCCCGTGGTTTGGGAATACAACGGTGAGGCTCCCGCAGTGTGGGACAAGGACAGCGGACATCTCCCGGCGTGCGACGAGGATGGTGGATGTCCCCTGGAATGGGATGAGGATAGAAAAGCTCCCACAGCGTGGGATGATGGCCAACCTGCAGCATTTTGGGAAGAGGATGgagaacctgcagctctttgGGAAGAGGACGGAGAACCTGCCTCTGCTTGGGAAGAGGACACTGAAcctccctctgctgtgggatccTGGGCTGAACattctgacagcagcacagcctcgcagccagaggggagaggggagtggTGCCTGATGCAGCTGAGTACGtctgttctgttcctgtgtgccagagcagggTGCT GGAGCATGGTGAGCGTGGGGGAGCCTGCTGAGAAATACCTGGAACTGGAGCAGATTGGCCAAGG GGCTTTCGGAACTGTTTATAAAGGACTCGACAGGGCCACTGGAGGAGAG gtggccataaagaaaatgagTCTCGGAGAGCAGAACAGGGAACGAGCTGTGAATGAGATCCTGGTCCTGCAAGGCAAGAAGAACCCCAACATTGTCAACTCTTTGGACAG ctTCCTTGTTGATGAAGATCTCTGGCTGGTGATGGAATACATGGATGGAGGAACTTTGCAGGACATTGTCACACAGACACGCATGGCTGAAGgagagatggcagctgtcagtcgggAG TGTCTGCAGGGCCTGGATTTCCTCCATTCCAGCCGGGTGATCCACAGAGATCTGAAGAGCTCCAACATCCTTCTGGGAATGGACGGCTCTGTCAAACTGG ctgattttggcctctgcGCTCAGCTCGGCCCTGAGCAGGACCAGTGCAGCTCCATGGTGGGCACTGCTCACTGGATGGCCCCAGAAGTTGTGACCAGTTCTCCTTATGGCCCCAAGGTGGACATCTGGTCTTTTGGTATTGTGACCATCGAGATGGTGGAAGGAGAACCTCCTTACTTCAAGCAAACAGGGGCTATG gcTCGCGCTCTGATCCGGCAGAACGGGACCCcgcagctgcaggagcccaggCGCCTGTCGGCTCTGCTGCGGGACTTCCTCGAGTGCAGCCTGGAGCCGGACGAGGAGCGGCGCTtctctgcccaggagctgctgcag CACCCATTTTTATCATCAGCCAAGCCTCTCTCCAGCCTGACCCCTCTGATCACTGCAGCAAAGCAACGGCGGGTGCAGCAGAGGAGATGA